The region GTGAAAGTAGAAAGGAAAACCTGACATTAGCCTGTCACAACCTCCAACAGGATgttatgacagaaaaaaaaaaaaagaaagaaagaaagaaagaaggcatTTTCCAAAATCCCAGTGTGCAGGCAAAGATAAGTTCTCACTGTAagcttccttccttcttttccAATCACATATGTTTTAGTGACACTCTTTCccaaattattattactactggAACTGAAAATCTTTACTACACACGCCAAAGCTTTAATATCTAAAACCAACACAAGAAAAATCTTAGCCAACATGAAAGTTGTCAGATCAGGGACTGTGGAACTACTTGCACCTTGTGAACTGATGCTTCTTTTACTGAAAAAGTCACCTCTGTTCCGACTGAGAACACCTCGAGTATGTGCAAAAAGTAAACAGCAAATAAAAAGAGGTCATAGGGCAACGACTGCCCAGTGAAGCTCTGGTTATGCCTTGAAAGCTGCACAGCAAATCCTTCAAGAAAGAGTGAGGTAATGTTTAACCCGAAGAATAAATATTTGCTTGGAAAAAGAGAGGAAGAAGgacaaagacacaggaaatatcctgtgagtgtgtgcatgtgtgatttACCAATTCTGACATGCTTTAGTGAGAGAGTACAAAGCAGGCTCCGCCCCCCCGAAAATTATGTgtaattcaaataaaaaaacctgAGACTTCTCACAGCTTTTAGGGTAATTGGTCAAATAAATAAGTACCTACCTACAGTTAGAGCATCAAAGAGTCTCTGAATAGTTCCTTGGTCTTTAACAATGCCAGACTCCTGGACACATTTCACAAACTCCTCAAGCTGCATGTATTTTGTCGGCAGCTGGAATCTCTTTATGGCGCCTTCCTCGTGCCCGTTTCCACGGCCCGCACATTCCCGCTCCTGGTCCCTTTTGACCCGACTGATAAGCCGTTTGAGTTCTGCCTTTCTATCCGCCTGTCGGGAGATTTCAACATTATGGCAGAggcctttgtttgtttatttaactgTCAGTAagattacacacaaacaactaAGATGGACTTCATTTAGACTAGGAGGTGAGGCGGAAGCAGTGGACTTGCCCTTTTTTGCACCGAAAGTCATTAttgttaaaataatctgcaatcACCTACTTATCCTGTGATGAGAAACTGAGTTGCTGACATGATATTTGATGCTGTTAACACCTCACAATCTTACTGAGGGTAGTTtgtaaagaaagaagaaaactatGGTTACTTAAACACAAGTATATTGTGTTTAAGTAAATCACTTTCACTTTTCCTTAACTGGGACTGACCAATATCAGGTGTCATCTTCCTGCAGACTGTTCTGGGACTGATGACTGAAACACAAGTATATTGTGTTTAAGTGGCTAAAGATGTAATTAACTAAGATGGTTCTAGGCAACAGGGTTTATATCTGCAGGGAGAGTAAAACACACAGTCATGACAACCTGAACTGACCTGTAAACGTTCAGACTCTGGCAGGGAGTCCACTAAAGACTTAACCATCTGAGAGGGAAAAATATCAGAGTCTGTCTTGTACAGACTCTGAAAGTCCTCTAATGCATCAAGACGCCTGTTGGACACAGTGTTGACCAAACCACGCAGATAATGGTACCTGAACAGAGAAATAGATGAGATGGTTAGGGATCTGACACTATGTAAGGTTCAGATATTGTTAAAATGACTTAAATAgagacatccatccatccatccaaaaaTTAATACAATTTATTGAAGAAACGTGAACCTATTTCCttgtacatttttataaatTTCTACTTTATATGAGATTTCAGGTTTCTTCGTTCTCGTACCTGGCCAGTAGAGCAGACTCTTCCGGTGGTGTAGCATTAATAGCTTTCCCCAGTGAAGCAATCATGTCAGAATAATAGTTTTGGACATAGTGGTAGGCCAGCGGAGGAGGGAATTCTGGAAGACGGAAAACTTTCACTGCTTTCTTGGGGGACTTTAAACCTGAAGGGAGACAAACAAAATTAGAAACTGATTGCTACTTGGCTAAATCACTTTCACTTTTCCTTAACTGGGACTGACCAATATCAGGTGTCATCTTCCTGCAGACTGTTCTGGGACTGATGACGGGTaaagtttcactgacagactgcACCAGATTTGGCAGGCTGGCTCCCAGCCTTTTGCTCAGCTTGTTGTCAGGGCTGCCGTATGTTCTGTAGCCAGACCTGGATAGCTCAGACATGGGAGGACGCCGGGGAGACTCCGTCATTCCACGATTCCTGAATAGAAAAATGATTGAGGCACagattgtgttttctttatggTTGGTGATGACAGCAAGCAGGTGAAAGTAATTGAATCAGACAAATCTATTTATTTACAGAGGATAACGTGCATTTTTAACATGTCATTTATGACTGTAAAATCTCTATAAACAAATACCTGAATGCAAAAAAAGTCTGAGTTTTACTGACCAATCATGCTTCAGCTGGCTTTGGTTGCATACTATgtgcaaaacagcaaaaaaggaCTGCATTTGCTAAAAATCTATTCTGACATAGCTGTCAATCATATTCTATGTATTTGTCTTTTAtggtgttttattttctatttatatGAATTTGCAAATTATGACCAAGGACAGAAGAGGAATTTTTGGCCAACAAATCTGTTGCCTGCACTGGAAGCTTGTTATCCCCAGAGGCCAAGTCAGCAAACTAGCTGACATGTTATGCGATGACAGTAAAAACATCTCCAAAGCAAAGTATTCTAATGAAAATCCTGATTTAATGTCAATTGCAACTAGCACTGGAACAAATGCATGACCGCAACAAAAGTCATTCAATCTGGTTATTCATTATGAGTTTCATGAGTCATGAGCACCTTAGCTCTAACTTCTCGTTCCTAACCTTTGTGCGCTTGTTTTGTTAAATGATTATATTTTTAGGGCAGCAAGTAAGAACCATTTAAtctcttttttaatttattatatattataaccCCAAATGCACACCTTATAGTCAAAACCCCAAGCAGATTTATATAAGACTTGCATTGTCTGACCAAGACAAGAAGTCAGTGAAATGTAATTTACTGAAATAAATGATCAGTATTACCATGTAAGATGACATTCACTATTGTTTTATATCAATTTTGTGGTCCTTTTGACCAGTTTCAAAAATTTGTATGATTTGACTGATCCTCATTCAAAGAGAGTGGTGAAGTGCTGAAATACTTTAAAACAGTCTTTACTTATAGTGATTTATTTTCCCCCCTCTGGCACAAAAAGCTAAATAAATTACTAAAAAGCACTACATACACAGGCTATTCATACACTGGTATCTGCACAAAATTTTACAGCATGTGGGTCACTTTAGCagttaaaaaatgcaaaaatctaCATTTTACAAACTCACCCAGAGTCACTCCCCCCCAAAACCACAATTAATGATATTAATAATGTACTGCCAAAACAGCTGCTGCTCGTTTAACAGGTAGAGCAGCTCTGAGATAATCTTGGATTCAGTTTCAGCCTCTGTATGTTGCAAGGAGTACAGACAGGAAAATGCTGAGTAATGACTCACAAGTAAATTACACTAAGACAGTGGACACCTGCTGTACCTGTTTGAGAGCTACCACCTGAGATTGTTTGACGAAACGTGTAATGTTGGAACTGATTAACATTCACACTGAAACCAGTGATGACATCATGCTCTTATCATACTTGTGCATGAGATTACGTGTGTTCTGCTCCATCCGGCTGAAGGTGTCCCATTTCCTGTTTAGCCGGTCACGCAGGAATGAGTGGAAGATGTGAGTTTCTAATACCTGAGATAGCAACAAAGAGAACCGCGTAAGAGCAGTTAGCGTTTTTGTGTTTACCAGTGGGCGCTTTTTTAGTTTGTAGAGGTGGGAGTGTACCTTCTTGTAAAACAACTGGTCTGCTGGCTCCCTCGTTCTCAGAAATTCCTCGCTGTTAAAAACCCTGTGTTCATGGCTTAGGAAGTCCTGCACCCCACTGACAAAACCATCCATATACATGGAATTGAagcaaagaaagagagggagagtgataaaatgattttaaatataCTCAGTTTGTAATAGTAATCATTTATTTCTATGACATTTGCAAAGCTGTACCTGAAGATGTTGACCACCAATTCTAGGGCGAtattttgtatctgtgtgttgaGCCGTCTCTGCCAGTCTCTGCGTTGAGATCGCAGAGCATTAGCATCGGTTCCAGCTGCAAGATGGCACAGCTCCAGGTCAAAATGAAGCTGCAGACTCTCTGCCCTGCaaacagacacagacatacacacatcccaaatatgtatttaaaaaaaaaaaaaggacttcaTTTAAAAATTCACTGCCTTTGTAATTTGATTTAGGCAGTTTTTAGGGCAGCAGTTGTAACATTTAGTTCAAAAGCTGGTGTGATTCGAGCTGAAAGAGTTGCATGCCAAACCTCAGTTTGAACATATATGCTTCTCTCTATAAACAGACGTGTTATGCTCATTTTTAGCTAGGGTGACCAGATGTTGCTGTTTATGTTGGACTGCACAGAATTTTTATTTCGTGTCTGTCCCACATTTTGACTGATTCTGCAGAACAAGCACTTTTGTAAAGGGAAAGCTTTTTGTTATAATCAGAAAAATGTTAACAAGCCTAATGCATACTCATTAGGATAAAAAGCTTGTATCTACTTAGCAAGAgactttgaaataaaatatatttatcctGTTCTTACTAAATGACAAGCCACcaacatgtagaatttattgtattgtattttaaGTTAAATATACCTCTTAGCATTATTGATGTGTTCCACTTTGTCCCACACAAATTTCTGCATATTTAGTTTGTTGGGATCTGGTCACTCCATTTCCAACTCCATATTCTTATTTTAGAGCAGCTTAACATTCTCAACAGGCCCTTTTTCATCTTATACTGTCCATCTGCCTGAAATAAATGGTTTCAACTGCCGTTCCTTAAAGGCCTCTTTCTctactttcttctgattggctgccccctGGCCAACGCTTCCTGTTCAGTGCCAACCTGATGTCAGCTTGACACAACTGTCAGAAACAAAATCTTGGCTCACAGGGATTGTGTTGACATTTGCGGATCTAACTTACTGAAATCTAATAAGAGCACCAACACTATAAGAGTACACAAAATAAGTAAAAGCATAATAGTTCCTTTTATTGTCACAGTATCTATTAAGCAGTCTACTTTTACATTGAGGCACATGTTTGTTACCTTGATGTAAAGCTCTCAGCTGCAACCAGAGGGATAGCAGGCAGGTCGACTGTTTCGCACCACGATGTCTGAATGCTGCCATCATCGATGTTCACCAGAATGAGGTCTTCTGTCTCCTATTCCCACAAATGAGCACAAACAGACGCATATATTGTAGGTACAATAGGTACAGTAGAGTACAATCCAGCCTAACAGAAGATCTCAGTCTGACAAACAGACTGCCTCTGTAGAATATGTGGACTCAGCTTGAATAAAGACGAATACAGATGAGAACAAACAGCTATTGTTGGATGCTGTATGTGAGCTCAACTGAGACAATTTACAAAGAAAAttgtaatttattatttattttcttcaatgCACATCTAGTAATTACTGTAAAGGTTATTATAAGCTTAAGCTAAAATCCCCAAATATTTAAAACACCACTTCCTTAGATAAGAAAGGTTTCCACGATCTATCTGTTGTCAGCAAGGAAGGAAACCAAGAGTGTACTCCCTCAttatggttttaaaaaaaaaaaaagcacacgtAGACACAAAAAGCCTAATGTTTAAACGCTGATAACGACAGCATTGTACTTACTGCAGCAACCTCTTCAAAATGACTGATGTGACAGCCCATGAGAAAGGCAGTGGGAGCCATTATGAAGTCCAACATTCCTCTCGCCAAGACGGGAACATAAGGCTGCTGCCAGGACAGAGGCTGAAAGAGAAAACACGGCTAAAATATTTAGGAATGAAAAATAAGTCAATATGGGCACTTTAACACGATGTTCTTTACACTAACCTGGAGGTACAACAGCAGACACTCTGCAACAAGAGTGAGTCTGGCCCAGTCACAGGAGAACAAGACCAGTCGCTGCTCTTGGAGAAGGTAGGACAACACCTGAAGAGTGAAAAAATACTTAGGATCTCATATTTTCTGCTATATTTAAAGGCTAAATGCAATACCACGCTGCCATATGCAGTACCTGGAGCAATACGGTGTGAGTAAAACAGAGGAAAggcagatgcaggtcgatgtcaACAACAGGACTGTCCTGATCCTCTCTTGATGGAAGATATATTTGAAGAGGACGAAGACTGAAAGACTAACAAAGAGAAGAATTTTACTATAAGGATCTATCAGAGCTGTCTGACACAAAGACAATAAGGTGGAGTTATCTGATGGAGAACGAAAAGTTTTTCCTGACCACATGCAGCTGTCCAGGAGGGGGTAACGGCACGAGGGACAGCTTGGCTGAAAACTCCTTCACTGTCTCCTCAAAATCGGCTTGTCTTGCAGTATGCAGCTGGACCAGGAGACTGAGCATGTGCAGGCAGGAGGCCAAATGAAAGATTAATTTAAATGCACAAAGTAAAACACAACCAAGGTCAAGGTTATTTATCAACTGTATGTTCAAAAGAAGTTACCATGACAGGCAGTCTTTCAGGGCATTGTAGTAGGGGAACTTGGAGATGATACACACAGCAAAGGGTGCGTAGAAACGTGCTTTAGTTGAGCTTCCCCTGTGACCGTTCTGGAAGACGCCTTCCTGACAGGACTGACACAAAAGGAAGCCAATGAGTAATACTGATTGTCTGCACTGATTAGTCCTAGCATGTCCTTCTATTAAATTGAGAGTATGCATTTGTACCAGCACAGCTCTGTAGTACTGCACAACGACTCCATGGGTTCGGTTCCCAAACATGTCAGTAAAAACCAGGAAGTGATAACTGTCTTGTTTCTGCTCACTGGCTAGCTCAAGACCACctagatgaaaaaaaaagatattttaagATTATGCCATACAACAAAATGCACAGATGCTCGTTAATTTAATCCATGTCTCCAAGAGACAAAGCAATAAGAGTGGAAACGTCCTGGCTGCCAGTGGAAGTGGCTATATGCAAATGCAATTTCATAATGCCTCTAAACCTAGATTAAAGAGCAGGAAAATGGGACTTCTAATGCTCGACTGTGCAACGCATGATAATAAATTTTCAGATTCTTGATCTTAGACTGGAAAAATGCATCTAAGCATGATGGTCTCTAGTTAAGTAAGACTTAactagagaaagaaagaagaatacCTGGCATTAGTAAAACCATATCAGTCTAGATACAGTCATTGCCTAAGAATAGATTACTCAAGCAACAGACTGGATTATTATGTAATTCTGTATTTATTATGAGTGTGTGCAGCAGTGCTATTCAGCTTAATCCTCAGTAATGTTTGGTTTGTCACAATGGAAATTTACACAGAATACCTGGGAAGCATAGCTCTGGTAAAGCAATAAGATCCAAATCTTTTGGAACACTGATGTCTTCTGTTGCTGATGACACTTCAGCGCGATTGGCTGCTTCTCCATTAGACAGAGTCTCTGCAGCACGATCTCTCCTCTTctgcaaaaaggaaaatgcatgaGCAagaaactcttttgcaagagtGCCCTGGGCCCAGACATGCAGCATTAACCTGGAAGAACATTCAAGCATTGCAAAGAAGGGCCCTGCCCAGGGCTGAACCCAGGACTTCTTGCTGTGAAGGAATTGAGCCACTGTTCTGCAGATAGTCTGTTTTTTCGTTTACTctataatactaataataacacAGGACAAGAAAGATTTTGCTACTGGGAATAAAACATGGTATTTACATGAAATGCAGTGTGCTGATTCCAAATCTGAAGTCAAAATTCACCTAGGACGTCTAAATCTTAAGTTAAAGGTCAAGTACAGTTTGGCCACTACATGGTAAATAAGCCCGCGTTTGTAACACATTATGCAGCAGCGTGTTCCTGCAGGGTCAGCAGTTGCTAAGCCTCTATATAATGCAAGATTGGCCAAGAGCAAGCTTATAGTTTACAGAACTGTTTTCTTATCTAGCAAGTCTATTAGTGTGTTTTATCCTAAAGATGAGTAGGTGGAGCTGCGTTAACCATCCAGACAATCTTTGctatatttgtgctaaataccCCCCATGCAATCAGAGTAACGAAAAGCTTTCTGTTCCTAATGCTCATGCTGTGGGAATGAAAGAGACACATAAGTCAATGGAAGAGCACACTGTTTGCCAATACAATGTGCTACATGCATCACTGGTTGATCCACTAAAAGTGTAACTTCCACCACTTCACATTAAACTGGGCCTAATACTTTGACATGCCAATTGATGGTAATGGAAATGGCCTCCAGTATCTGAAGGATAGGTTTGGAAAAAATTCCTGAGCTGTTGGAATTTTTGACATCTGCAAAATGATGCGTTCAGCTCCAAACTGAACATGCTTGAACTTTCTGCTTGGGATGCATTTCTGCTAGTTGTGTAAAACTTTCTTGGCAACCATCGGGTTGAAAACTATGTTGAACTTGTAAGCAACATGTTAGCAGCGTATCAGCAACTCGACTGCCAAATGTCactcaaaatgcattttttgcaTTCTCATCTGGATTTTTTCAGTCCAAATATGGGTGATGTAAGTGATGAACATGGAGAACAATCCAACAAGGATATTGACACCATGGAGACAAGATATCAAGGCAGCTTCAACCCCAACATGATGGGCAATTACTGCTGGTTTCTGCAGTGGTCAAGTGGAGACTCTCACAACCGCAAAAGCAAGTGCCTAAAGCACTTTTGAACAGTGCATGTGCATTGCATAAAGACTCAAGTGAACTTATTATTTACACGTTTGTTAATGTGAACAAGTTTTTGTAATCTCTCACAGTTTTGAAGAAAAATGTAGTTATGTACAGTGACTGTATAACAAATATAAAATCAGTTTCTTGTGTCTGTATGAATAGCTAATGATATCGTGTATAACTTCAGAACCTGACATCCTAGGCTAAATCCAACTACAGATTTGGACTCAGCACAGTAGTATGCTTTAGTATAAGTAGTATAAGTGTCTTTAGT is a window of Maylandia zebra isolate NMK-2024a linkage group LG22, Mzebra_GT3a, whole genome shotgun sequence DNA encoding:
- the dennd3a gene encoding DENN domain-containing protein 3; this encodes MAELPSGLLEACVVVGAHSDKLRDIHQLQQQGKLNGLPLLEAEVLQVHAPPFVSKETNSSQVIAPAFSRVQRRRSFIKKKRRDRAAETLSNGEAANRAEVSSATEDISVPKDLDLIALPELCFPGGLELASEQKQDSYHFLVFTDMFGNRTHGVVVQYYRAVLSCQEGVFQNGHRGSSTKARFYAPFAVCIISKFPYYNALKDCLSCLLVQLHTARQADFEETVKEFSAKLSLVPLPPPGQLHVSFSLRPLQIYLPSREDQDSPVVDIDLHLPFLCFTHTVLLQVLSYLLQEQRLVLFSCDWARLTLVAECLLLYLQPLSWQQPYVPVLARGMLDFIMAPTAFLMGCHISHFEEVAAETEDLILVNIDDGSIQTSWCETVDLPAIPLVAAESFTSRAESLQLHFDLELCHLAAGTDANALRSQRRDWQRRLNTQIQNIALELVVNIFSGVQDFLSHEHRVFNSEEFLRTREPADQLFYKKVLETHIFHSFLRDRLNRKWDTFSRMEQNTRNLMHKNRGMTESPRRPPMSELSRSGYRTYGSPDNKLSKRLGASLPNLVQSVSETLPVISPRTVCRKMTPDIGLKSPKKAVKVFRLPEFPPPLAYHYVQNYYSDMIASLGKAINATPPEESALLARYHYLRGLVNTVSNRRLDALEDFQSLYKTDSDIFPSQMVKSLVDSLPESERLQADRKAELKRLISRVKRDQERECAGRGNGHEEGAIKRFQLPTKYMQLEEFVKCVQESGIVKDQGTIQRLFDALTVGHQKQVSPDLFKVFYTIWKETEAEAQEVCLPTSVLEHIEANECVFKVSSSVKTSRGVGKIAMTQRRLFLLTDGRPGYVEVAQYRDLDEVKVSSAPFMLLRIPGLKLRVRGRKETFEANLKTETELWNLMVKEMWAGRFTADQHKDPQYMQQALTNALLMDAVVGSLQSSKAIYAASKLAYFDRIKMEVPMMVPKTTAEILKHKMNPSLELASPQAVDVLLYTSGQLWVSVNKGKVMVFDASSWSLTHTCHVGNARLNCMLEVDKDQVWMGSEDSVIYIISIVAMVCNRQLTEHRAEVTGLAVDKDKYSQKVAYSCSAEGTVMAWDVSTLQVKKHFRLSCSRLQSIYSCSGTLWCCSRDRIMEVWRNGSLKRCMNLPEQQKGSTTTFSCALILPEREEMWSVCADSGEVSIWHIKDCSKPFHRITLQDCTGCYCIIKVKNQVWVGGMGRSSTKGKVYILDTERYQVLKELHGHTDKVTGLCSAEDRYVLSGAGKHDGKIAIWKVE